Proteins encoded together in one Thiovibrio frasassiensis window:
- the carA gene encoding glutamine-hydrolyzing carbamoyl-phosphate synthase small subunit, which translates to MKALIALEDGTIFEGKSFTGSGETSGEIVFNTGMSGYQEVLTDPSYKGQIVTMTYPLIGNYGVNPEDNESDRVQVEAFLIKEYNAIPSNYRATGTLADFLKKDNILGIEGIDTRALTRHIRNAGALKGIVSTEDLDPKSLIQKAKNSPGLVGRDLVREVTCGEPYGWRDNKPAPGSNFSTTAPGKYKVVAYDFGLKYNQLRLLAERNCSVQVVPCTTSADEILAMNPDGVFLSNGPGDPAGIPGIVDNIRALFGKKPIFGICLGNQLLGLAYGGTTYKLKFGHRGANQPVKDLTTGKIEITSQNHGFCVDSTTLNPDDIELTHINLNDSSVEGMRHRKYPIFSVQYHPENAPGPHDSLYLFDRFIEMMQ; encoded by the coding sequence ATGAAAGCACTTATCGCCCTTGAAGACGGCACTATCTTTGAAGGAAAATCCTTCACCGGCTCCGGAGAAACCAGCGGCGAGATCGTATTCAACACCGGGATGAGCGGCTACCAGGAAGTGCTCACCGACCCTTCCTATAAGGGACAGATCGTCACCATGACCTACCCGCTCATCGGCAACTACGGCGTGAACCCCGAAGACAACGAATCCGACCGGGTGCAGGTTGAGGCGTTCCTCATCAAGGAATACAACGCCATCCCCAGCAATTACCGTGCAACCGGCACCCTTGCCGACTTCCTCAAAAAGGACAACATCCTCGGGATCGAGGGCATCGACACCCGCGCCCTTACCCGGCATATTCGTAATGCCGGGGCCTTAAAGGGCATCGTCTCCACCGAGGATCTCGACCCGAAATCCCTCATCCAGAAGGCCAAGAATTCTCCCGGTCTGGTCGGCCGCGATTTGGTCCGGGAAGTGACCTGTGGTGAGCCTTATGGCTGGCGGGACAACAAACCCGCTCCCGGCAGCAATTTCAGCACAACCGCTCCGGGCAAATACAAGGTTGTCGCCTATGATTTCGGCCTGAAATACAACCAGCTCAGACTCCTGGCCGAACGGAACTGCTCGGTGCAGGTTGTCCCCTGCACCACCTCAGCCGACGAGATCCTGGCCATGAACCCGGACGGGGTCTTTCTTTCCAACGGCCCGGGCGATCCCGCAGGTATTCCGGGGATTGTCGACAATATCCGCGCCCTTTTCGGCAAGAAACCCATCTTCGGCATCTGTCTGGGCAACCAGTTGCTCGGCCTTGCCTATGGCGGCACCACCTACAAACTCAAATTCGGCCACCGCGGCGCCAATCAGCCGGTCAAGGATCTCACCACCGGCAAGATTGAAATAACCTCGCAAAATCACGGATTCTGTGTTGACTCAACCACCCTGAATCCCGATGATATAGAACTGACCCATATCAACCTCAACGACAGCAGCGTCGAAGGGATGCGGCACCGGAAATACCCGATTTTTTCCGTGCAGTATCATCCGGAAAACGCACCGGGGCCGCATGATTCGCTGTATCTCTTTGACCGTTTCATCGAGATGATGCAGTAG